A region from the Candidatus Palauibacter scopulicola genome encodes:
- the secE gene encoding preprotein translocase subunit SecE — protein sequence MAGIVRRTQEFAEQVQVEMRRVTWPDKDQLRGATIGILIFVFIMAIVIGAMDSVFAAAVRFIVRSFGG from the coding sequence CGGCATCGTCAGAAGAACCCAGGAATTCGCGGAACAGGTACAGGTCGAGATGCGTCGGGTCACGTGGCCCGACAAGGATCAGTTGCGCGGTGCAACGATCGGCATCCTGATCTTCGTCTTCATCATGGCCATCGTCATCGGGGCAATGGATTCGGTCTTCGCGGCGGCAGTGCGATTCATCGTCAGGTCGTTCGGTGGTTGA